A single window of Larus michahellis chromosome 17, bLarMic1.1, whole genome shotgun sequence DNA harbors:
- the ROBO4 gene encoding roundabout homolog 4 isoform X2, whose translation MAGGWATALGLGLCLAALRRGGCHPPGAAPAPQTAAALRDNFRLQPGDLVATAGQALELDCVPPSGHPEPRVTWKKDGVTLDLTGDRYLVTNGKLRVAPARRGDSGIYVCVAANAAGERESRGARVSVLEKPTIVRRPSDAVAVAGSTVELGCGAQGDPAPRVQWHKERGDLPWGRHEVDRENTLRLYAVTATDAGAYVCTAQSQLGTAAATARLRVEDRLPTGRREAAPRDLLAMRLHLDNGTALPAAAAVRLRWRVLTPAPAPEGYVVLYRCLLPATTAWVQHDAGRDLSTVIPALRRGYKYEFKVRPYAGGTQGLDSNSRHLWIPEEGGLSTAVPAVPSAAPQHITVGQAETGNGTVVVSWEPPPPEAHNGIIRGYKVWSMGEGWQRPTNRTVDGGTHHLETLLPSPGAEFCVQVAAFNGAGLGVPSNVTCSILGLTAGSTRVVQVLRQPAVIAAAGSLLWLALLALLLLLCQRRASQDAAARHRLAAGDSPWLGGPWKPGCAPPNLSSSSSLSSRLLGSDGRDPHPSTLSLDPSSLGPPTPPNHSSLHGGHQPPLGDAGCYVGGHPGVRTSPSTPNPAPWERVRKRELHQVHSTPLLAGGPGHVPGSEWGTDFGLAAGWPRQRGHDGDAATAAAAGGDPWQLPVFSSPKPRRGSASLAAGVTGLPVTPPRPPHAWHPPVTRSPATARPRDTSPNTRRPKDVSQVTGTPRDASPVTRRPKDVSSLAEIPRDMSPATRRPKDMGTTVAGIPRDMSPATRRPRDTSSVTESPTPAARHPRDMSLVTENPKDMFLATRRPKDVSPVTRHPRVKSPVTRCHEDTCPATRQPREPSPATRHQRDTISVTRHPEDTSPVTRCPRDMSPVTRHPEEMSPVPGHHRDTFLGSRYPKDMSPATRHPRDPSPVTKRQWDMSPATRQPEDTSSANGHPRDKSPVTKVPKEKSPGTAHREDKFLSTRYPEDMSPVTMHPKDTSPDTRHPRDTSPDTRRPDEKSPAPGHRRDAFLGSRYPKDMSLVTRHRRDPSLVTRHPRDMFLATRYPNDTSLATRHPRDRSPRPGRLSPVLSDGVLTPQRVAEDLEMDQDTICPSAPVPAMPRSFSPPHTYGYIYGPPASELGEEEEEEEEEEEEQPVTRGSPGGSLLNGWGSVSEDNFTSARCSLVSSCDGSFLLDASFARALAVAVDGLCFSLEDTDGSYGGPSPPPSPLEEVFSPGVPIPTWDWGTALGVPRRPRMEAAVGIPQHGGHGMGSGGPWARAGGEMGTGGTEAWRSPGRRMRQGQSPLSSAKNQLY comes from the exons ATGGCGGGCGGCTGGGCGACGGCGTTGGGACTGGGGCTCTGCCTCGCCGCGCTGCGCCGGGGAG GCTGCCACCCCCccggcgcagccccggccccccaaACCGCAGCTG CGCTGCGGGACAATTTCCGCCTGCAGCCGGGTGATTTGGTGGCCACGGCGGGGCAAGCGTTGGAACTGGATTGCGTCCCCCCCTCGGGGCACCCCGAACCCCGCGTCACCTGGAAGAAGGACGGGGTGACCTTGGACTTGACGGGTGACCGGTACTTGGTCACCAACGGGAAGCTGCGGGTGGCACCGGCGCGGCGCGGCGATTCCGGGATCTACGTCTGCGTGGCGGCCAACGCGGCGGGCGAGAGGGAGAGCCGGGGCGCCCGCGTCTCCGTCCTGG AGAAGCCGACCATCGTGCGGCGCCCGAGCGACGCCGTGGCGGTGGCCGGCAGCACCGTGGAGCTGGGCTGCGGCGCCCAAGGTGACCCAGCGCCGCGGGTGCAGTGGCACAAGGAACGCGGGGACCTGCCCTGGGGCAG GCACGAGGTGGACCGGGAGAACACGTTGCGCCTCTACGCCGTGACGGCCACCGACGCCGGCGCCTACGTGTGTACGGCACAGAGCCAGCTgggcaccgccgccgccaccgcccgcctcCGCGTGGAGG ACCGCCTGCCAACGGGCCGGCGGGAGGCCGCGCCCcgggacctgctggccatgcgGCTGCACCTGGACAACGGCACCGCgctgcctgccgccgccgccgtccggCTCCGCTGGCGG GTGCTGACGCCGGCACCGGCGCCGGAGGGCTACGTGGTGCTGTAccgctgcctgctccctgccaccaCCGCCTGGGTCCAGCACGACGCGGGCAGGGACCTCAGCACCGTCATCCCCGCGCTCCGCAGGGGCTACAAGTATGAGTTCAAGGTCCGACCTTACGCTGGAGGGACCCAGGGCTTGGACAGCAACAGCAGGCACCTCTGGATACCCGAGGAAG ggggcctCAGCACCGCTGTCCCGGCAGTGCCAAGCGCGGCGCCCCAGCACATCACTGTGGGCCAGGCTGAGACGGGGAACGGCACCGTGGTCGTGAGCTGGGAGCCACCTCCTCCTGAGGCCCACAACGGCATCATCCGGGGCTACAAG GTCTGGTCAATGGGGGAGGGGTGGCAACGCCCCACCAACAGGACAGTGGACGGAGGCACCCACCACCTGGAAACCCTCCTCCCGAGCCCTGGGGCCGAATTCTGCGTCCAGGTGGCAGCTTTCaacggcgcggggctgggggtccccagcaATGTCACCTGCAGCATCCTGG GGCTGACAGCGGGGAGCACCAGGGTGGTGCAGGTGCTGCGGCAGCCCGCCGTCATCGCAGCCGCCGGCTCGCTGCTCTGGCTGGCCTtgctcgccctcctcctcctcctctgccagcgccgcgccagccaggACGCCGCGGCTCGCcacag GCTGGCGGCCGGTGACTCGCCGTGGCTCGGTGGCCCCTGGAAacctggctgtgccccccccaacctcagcagcagcagcagcctcagcagccGGCTCCTGGGCAGCGACGGCAGGGACCCCCACCCCTCCA ccctgtccttgGACCCCTCGAGCCTcggcccccccacgccccccaaCCACAGCAGCCTCCACGGGGGCCACCAGCCGCCCCTTGGGGACGCAGGGTGCTACGTcggggggcaccctggggtgcgcACCTCGCCCAGCACCCCCAACCCCGCACCCTGGGAGCGCGTCCGCAAGAGAG AGCTGCACCAAGTGCACAGCACCCCGCTGCTCGCCGGTGGCCCCGGCCACGTCCCCGGGAGCGAGTGGGGGACGGATTTTGGGCTGGCAGCTGGGTGGCCTCGGCAAAGGGGACACGACGGTGACGCCGCCACCGCCGCGGCGGCCGGAGGGGACCCGTGGCAGCTGCCGGTCTTCAGCTCCCCCAAACCACGTCGGGGCAGCGCCTCACTGGCCGCCGGCGTCACCGGCTTACCGGTGACACCCCCGAGGCCACCCCACGCCTGGCACCCACCGGTGACGCG GTCCCCGGCCACTGCACGTCCCAGGGACACGTCCCCCAACACCAGGCGCCCCAAGGACGTGTCCCAAGtcactgggacccccagggacgcCTCCCCAGTCACCAGGCGCCCCAAGGACGTGTCCTCGCTCGCTGAGATCCCCAGGGACATGTCCCCGGCCACGAGACGCCCCAAGGACATGGGCACCACGGTCGCTGGGATTCCTAGGGACAtgtctccagccacccggcgccCCAGGGACACATCCTCGGTCACTGAGAGCCCCACACCAGCCGCCAGACACCCCAGGGACATGTCCCTGGTCACTGAGAACCCCAAGGACATGTTCCTGGCCACCAGGCGCCCCAAGGATGTGTCACCAGTCACCAGGCACCCCAGGGTCAAGTCCCCAGTCACCAGATGCCATGAGGACACGTGCCCAGCCACCAGGCAGCCCAGGGAGCCATCGCCAGCCACCAGGCACCAGAGGGACACAATCTCAGTCACCAGGCATCCTGAGGACACATCCCCGGTCACCAGGTGCCCCAGGGACATGTCCCCCGTCACCAGGCACCCCGAGGAGATGTCGCCAGTCCCCGGGCACCACAGGGACACGTTCCTGGGGAGCAGGTACCCCAAGGACATGTCCCCAGCCACCAGGCACCCTAGGGACCCATCACCAGTGACCAAGCGCCAGTGGGACATGTCACCAGCCACCAGGCAGCCCGAGGACACGTCCTCAGCCAACGGACACCCGAGGGACAAGTCCCCAGTCACCAAGGTCCCCAAGGAGAAGTCTCCAGGCACTGCACACCGCGAGGACAAGTTTCTCTCCACCAG GTACCCTGAGGACATGTCACCGGTCACCATGCACCCCAAGGACACATCCCCAGACACCAGGCACCCAAGGGACACATCCCCGGACACCAGACGCCCCGATGAGAAGTCTCCAGCCCCTGGTCACCGCAGGGACGCTTTCCTGGGCAGCAGGTACCCCAAGGATATGTCCCTGGTCACCAGGCATCGCAGGGACCCATCACTGGTGACCAGGCACCCAAGGGACATGTTCCTGGCCACCAGGTACCCCAATGACACATCCCTtgccaccaggcaccccagggacAGGTCCCCACGCCCTGGCCGCCTCTCACCGGTGCTCAGCGATGGGGTCTTGACGCCTCAACGAGTGGCCGAGGACCTGGAGATGGACCAGGACACCATCTGCCCCAG CGCCCCAGTGCCGGCCATGCCCCGGTCCTTCTCGCCGCCGCACACCTACGGCTACATCTACGGGCCACCAGCCTCCgagctgggtgaggaggaggaggaggaagaggaggaggaggaagagcagccagTGACGAGGGGCTCACCGGGGGGGTCGCTGCTGAACGGCTGGGGCTCTGTCTCAGAGGACAACTTCACCAGCGCCCGCTGCAGCCTGGTGAGCTCCTGCGATGGCTCCTTCCTCCTGGACGCCAGCTTCGCCCGGGCGCTGGCGGTGGCCGTCGATGGCCTCTGCTTCAGCCTCGAGGACACCGACGGGAGCTATGGGG GTccctcaccaccaccatcacccttGGAGGAGGTCTTCTCGCCcggggtccccatccccacctggGACTGGGGGACTGCGCTGGGGGTGCCGCGGAGACCCAGGATGGAAGCGGCTGTGGGCATCCCACAGCACG GTGGCCACGGGATGGGCAGCGGTggcccctgggccagggcaggtggtgagatggggacaggagggacagaaGCGTGGCGTTCTCCGGGGCGTAGGATGCGGCAAGGCCAGAGTCCCCTCAGCTCGGCTAAAAACCAGCTTTATTAA
- the ROBO4 gene encoding roundabout homolog 4 isoform X3: MAGGWATALGLGLCLAALRRGGCHPPGAAPAPQTAAALRDNFRLQPGDLVATAGQALELDCVPPSGHPEPRVTWKKDGVTLDLTGDRYLVTNGKLRVAPARRGDSGIYVCVAANAAGERESRGARVSVLEKPTIVRRPSDAVAVAGSTVELGCGAQGDPAPRVQWHKERGDLPWGRHEVDRENTLRLYAVTATDAGAYVCTAQSQLGTAAATARLRVEDRLPTGRREAAPRDLLAMRLHLDNGTALPAAAAVRLRWRVLTPAPAPEGYVVLYRCLLPATTAWVQHDAGRDLSTVIPALRRGYKYEFKVRPYAGGTQGLDSNSRHLWIPEEVPSAAPQHITVGQAETGNGTVVVSWEPPPPEAHNGIIRGYKVWSMGEGWQRPTNRTVDGGTHHLETLLPSPGAEFCVQVAAFNGAGLGVPSNVTCSILGLTAGSTRVVQVLRQPAVIAAAGSLLWLALLALLLLLCQRRASQDAAARHRLAAGDSPWLGGPWKPGCAPPNLSSSSSLSSRLLGSDGRDPHPSTLSLDPSSLGPPTPPNHSSLHGGHQPPLGDAGCYVGGHPGVRTSPSTPNPAPWERVRKRELHQVHSTPLLAGGPGHVPGSEWGTDFGLAAGWPRQRGHDGDAATAAAAGGDPWQLPVFSSPKPRRGSASLAAGVTGLPVTPPRPPHAWHPPVTRSPATARPRDTSPNTRRPKDVSQVTGTPRDASPVTRRPKDVSSLAEIPRDMSPATRRPKDMGTTVAGIPRDMSPATRRPRDTSSVTESPTPAARHPRDMSLVTENPKDMFLATRRPKDVSPVTRHPRVKSPVTRCHEDTCPATRQPREPSPATRHQRDTISVTRHPEDTSPVTRCPRDMSPVTRHPEEMSPVPGHHRDTFLGSRYPKDMSPATRHPRDPSPVTKRQWDMSPATRQPEDTSSANGHPRDKSPVTKVPKEKSPGTAHREDKFLSTSRYPEDMSPVTMHPKDTSPDTRHPRDTSPDTRRPDEKSPAPGHRRDAFLGSRYPKDMSLVTRHRRDPSLVTRHPRDMFLATRYPNDTSLATRHPRDRSPRPGRLSPVLSDGVLTPQRVAEDLEMDQDTICPSAPVPAMPRSFSPPHTYGYIYGPPASELGEEEEEEEEEEEEQPVTRGSPGGSLLNGWGSVSEDNFTSARCSLVSSCDGSFLLDASFARALAVAVDGLCFSLEDTDGSYGGPSPPPSPLEEVFSPGVPIPTWDWGTALGVPRRPRMEAAVGIPQHGGHGMGSGGPWARAGGEMGTGGTEAWRSPGRRMRQGQSPLSSAKNQLY, encoded by the exons ATGGCGGGCGGCTGGGCGACGGCGTTGGGACTGGGGCTCTGCCTCGCCGCGCTGCGCCGGGGAG GCTGCCACCCCCccggcgcagccccggccccccaaACCGCAGCTG CGCTGCGGGACAATTTCCGCCTGCAGCCGGGTGATTTGGTGGCCACGGCGGGGCAAGCGTTGGAACTGGATTGCGTCCCCCCCTCGGGGCACCCCGAACCCCGCGTCACCTGGAAGAAGGACGGGGTGACCTTGGACTTGACGGGTGACCGGTACTTGGTCACCAACGGGAAGCTGCGGGTGGCACCGGCGCGGCGCGGCGATTCCGGGATCTACGTCTGCGTGGCGGCCAACGCGGCGGGCGAGAGGGAGAGCCGGGGCGCCCGCGTCTCCGTCCTGG AGAAGCCGACCATCGTGCGGCGCCCGAGCGACGCCGTGGCGGTGGCCGGCAGCACCGTGGAGCTGGGCTGCGGCGCCCAAGGTGACCCAGCGCCGCGGGTGCAGTGGCACAAGGAACGCGGGGACCTGCCCTGGGGCAG GCACGAGGTGGACCGGGAGAACACGTTGCGCCTCTACGCCGTGACGGCCACCGACGCCGGCGCCTACGTGTGTACGGCACAGAGCCAGCTgggcaccgccgccgccaccgcccgcctcCGCGTGGAGG ACCGCCTGCCAACGGGCCGGCGGGAGGCCGCGCCCcgggacctgctggccatgcgGCTGCACCTGGACAACGGCACCGCgctgcctgccgccgccgccgtccggCTCCGCTGGCGG GTGCTGACGCCGGCACCGGCGCCGGAGGGCTACGTGGTGCTGTAccgctgcctgctccctgccaccaCCGCCTGGGTCCAGCACGACGCGGGCAGGGACCTCAGCACCGTCATCCCCGCGCTCCGCAGGGGCTACAAGTATGAGTTCAAGGTCCGACCTTACGCTGGAGGGACCCAGGGCTTGGACAGCAACAGCAGGCACCTCTGGATACCCGAGGAAG TGCCAAGCGCGGCGCCCCAGCACATCACTGTGGGCCAGGCTGAGACGGGGAACGGCACCGTGGTCGTGAGCTGGGAGCCACCTCCTCCTGAGGCCCACAACGGCATCATCCGGGGCTACAAG GTCTGGTCAATGGGGGAGGGGTGGCAACGCCCCACCAACAGGACAGTGGACGGAGGCACCCACCACCTGGAAACCCTCCTCCCGAGCCCTGGGGCCGAATTCTGCGTCCAGGTGGCAGCTTTCaacggcgcggggctgggggtccccagcaATGTCACCTGCAGCATCCTGG GGCTGACAGCGGGGAGCACCAGGGTGGTGCAGGTGCTGCGGCAGCCCGCCGTCATCGCAGCCGCCGGCTCGCTGCTCTGGCTGGCCTtgctcgccctcctcctcctcctctgccagcgccgcgccagccaggACGCCGCGGCTCGCcacag GCTGGCGGCCGGTGACTCGCCGTGGCTCGGTGGCCCCTGGAAacctggctgtgccccccccaacctcagcagcagcagcagcctcagcagccGGCTCCTGGGCAGCGACGGCAGGGACCCCCACCCCTCCA ccctgtccttgGACCCCTCGAGCCTcggcccccccacgccccccaaCCACAGCAGCCTCCACGGGGGCCACCAGCCGCCCCTTGGGGACGCAGGGTGCTACGTcggggggcaccctggggtgcgcACCTCGCCCAGCACCCCCAACCCCGCACCCTGGGAGCGCGTCCGCAAGAGAG AGCTGCACCAAGTGCACAGCACCCCGCTGCTCGCCGGTGGCCCCGGCCACGTCCCCGGGAGCGAGTGGGGGACGGATTTTGGGCTGGCAGCTGGGTGGCCTCGGCAAAGGGGACACGACGGTGACGCCGCCACCGCCGCGGCGGCCGGAGGGGACCCGTGGCAGCTGCCGGTCTTCAGCTCCCCCAAACCACGTCGGGGCAGCGCCTCACTGGCCGCCGGCGTCACCGGCTTACCGGTGACACCCCCGAGGCCACCCCACGCCTGGCACCCACCGGTGACGCG GTCCCCGGCCACTGCACGTCCCAGGGACACGTCCCCCAACACCAGGCGCCCCAAGGACGTGTCCCAAGtcactgggacccccagggacgcCTCCCCAGTCACCAGGCGCCCCAAGGACGTGTCCTCGCTCGCTGAGATCCCCAGGGACATGTCCCCGGCCACGAGACGCCCCAAGGACATGGGCACCACGGTCGCTGGGATTCCTAGGGACAtgtctccagccacccggcgccCCAGGGACACATCCTCGGTCACTGAGAGCCCCACACCAGCCGCCAGACACCCCAGGGACATGTCCCTGGTCACTGAGAACCCCAAGGACATGTTCCTGGCCACCAGGCGCCCCAAGGATGTGTCACCAGTCACCAGGCACCCCAGGGTCAAGTCCCCAGTCACCAGATGCCATGAGGACACGTGCCCAGCCACCAGGCAGCCCAGGGAGCCATCGCCAGCCACCAGGCACCAGAGGGACACAATCTCAGTCACCAGGCATCCTGAGGACACATCCCCGGTCACCAGGTGCCCCAGGGACATGTCCCCCGTCACCAGGCACCCCGAGGAGATGTCGCCAGTCCCCGGGCACCACAGGGACACGTTCCTGGGGAGCAGGTACCCCAAGGACATGTCCCCAGCCACCAGGCACCCTAGGGACCCATCACCAGTGACCAAGCGCCAGTGGGACATGTCACCAGCCACCAGGCAGCCCGAGGACACGTCCTCAGCCAACGGACACCCGAGGGACAAGTCCCCAGTCACCAAGGTCCCCAAGGAGAAGTCTCCAGGCACTGCACACCGCGAGGACAAGTTTCTCTCCACCAG CAGGTACCCTGAGGACATGTCACCGGTCACCATGCACCCCAAGGACACATCCCCAGACACCAGGCACCCAAGGGACACATCCCCGGACACCAGACGCCCCGATGAGAAGTCTCCAGCCCCTGGTCACCGCAGGGACGCTTTCCTGGGCAGCAGGTACCCCAAGGATATGTCCCTGGTCACCAGGCATCGCAGGGACCCATCACTGGTGACCAGGCACCCAAGGGACATGTTCCTGGCCACCAGGTACCCCAATGACACATCCCTtgccaccaggcaccccagggacAGGTCCCCACGCCCTGGCCGCCTCTCACCGGTGCTCAGCGATGGGGTCTTGACGCCTCAACGAGTGGCCGAGGACCTGGAGATGGACCAGGACACCATCTGCCCCAG CGCCCCAGTGCCGGCCATGCCCCGGTCCTTCTCGCCGCCGCACACCTACGGCTACATCTACGGGCCACCAGCCTCCgagctgggtgaggaggaggaggaggaagaggaggaggaggaagagcagccagTGACGAGGGGCTCACCGGGGGGGTCGCTGCTGAACGGCTGGGGCTCTGTCTCAGAGGACAACTTCACCAGCGCCCGCTGCAGCCTGGTGAGCTCCTGCGATGGCTCCTTCCTCCTGGACGCCAGCTTCGCCCGGGCGCTGGCGGTGGCCGTCGATGGCCTCTGCTTCAGCCTCGAGGACACCGACGGGAGCTATGGGG GTccctcaccaccaccatcacccttGGAGGAGGTCTTCTCGCCcggggtccccatccccacctggGACTGGGGGACTGCGCTGGGGGTGCCGCGGAGACCCAGGATGGAAGCGGCTGTGGGCATCCCACAGCACG GTGGCCACGGGATGGGCAGCGGTggcccctgggccagggcaggtggtgagatggggacaggagggacagaaGCGTGGCGTTCTCCGGGGCGTAGGATGCGGCAAGGCCAGAGTCCCCTCAGCTCGGCTAAAAACCAGCTTTATTAA